A section of the Bacteroidetes Order II. bacterium genome encodes:
- the rnc gene encoding ribonuclease III → MHLPKPAPLFRAIRSLFKRPTVISPPVEILPPSVVVSPVDRLALEEMLDTPIQNLYLFEMALRHRSVLRNDPSRILESNERLEFLGDAVLGMIIGEYLYQRFSDKDEGFLTRTRAKLVNGEVLAIYARRIGLNHAILISRNMEDGGGRTNTTILADAFEAVIGALYLDQGYAAAQRFVLRVIVEHASFDELVQQQQNFKSQLLEYVQSKGWAQPDYRLVSEEGPSHQRVFTVCVYIQDKPLGQGTGASKKQAEQRAAAQAMEYYNSVLEH, encoded by the coding sequence ATGCATTTGCCCAAGCCAGCTCCCTTATTTCGGGCCATTCGTAGTTTGTTTAAACGACCTACGGTTATATCTCCTCCGGTAGAGATTCTTCCGCCGTCCGTTGTTGTATCGCCTGTGGACCGCCTCGCCCTAGAGGAAATGTTGGATACGCCTATCCAAAACCTGTATTTATTCGAGATGGCGCTACGTCATCGCTCTGTTCTACGCAATGACCCCTCTCGGATTTTAGAATCGAACGAACGTTTGGAGTTTCTGGGAGATGCCGTTTTGGGCATGATCATTGGGGAGTATCTGTACCAACGGTTCTCCGACAAAGACGAGGGCTTTCTTACCCGTACCCGTGCCAAATTGGTGAATGGCGAGGTGTTGGCTATTTATGCACGCCGGATTGGCCTTAATCATGCGATACTGATCAGCCGAAATATGGAAGATGGGGGAGGGCGTACCAATACCACTATCTTGGCGGATGCCTTTGAAGCGGTTATTGGCGCATTATACTTGGATCAGGGGTATGCGGCTGCGCAACGCTTTGTGCTTCGTGTTATTGTAGAACATGCCAGCTTCGACGAATTGGTGCAACAGCAGCAAAACTTTAAAAGTCAGTTACTGGAATATGTACAATCTAAGGGGTGGGCACAGCCCGACTATCGTTTGGTCTCGGAAGAAGGCCCCAGTCACCAACGGGTCTTTACCGTCTGTGTTTATATCCAAGACAAGCCTTTAGGACAAGGGACAGGTGCTTCTAAAAAACAAGCGGAACAACGTGCCGCTGCCCAAGCTATGGAGTACTACAATTCTGTATTAGAACACTAA
- a CDS encoding TonB-dependent receptor — translation MSRSFLLLLVLPNFVFAQTSYSRVKQEPYWAPPSSSLLSPGAVLAGCITDFATGDPVPFVQLLLEELRRTSMTDESGQFVFPNVPSGIYHLKTFRVGYQSIEQPIQVSTQDTVRLTVRLTASINQLGEVEIMGESENKLEKAALAVEGATLRQNLSGTIAETLLGTAGMAMRSMGPAPARPVLRGMGGDRLTVLEDGGRTGDLSASSADHAVVIEPLNAERIEVLRGPVALAYSASALGGVINVVRNFIPTHQPEALHVAASLQGESVNKGISVGYMVGAPIGKIALHTDGSFRTAQDLQTPSGVLKNTDLRTLNGSIGLSSIQKWGHVGVAYSHYNSRYGIPGGFVGAHPNGVRIALYRNHAEFSAEYVPQNAIHLTNITLKNNFTYYFHQEFEASGAIGMEFQTLEVHTKIDAQTKSIGPFQRGKTGISGLYRQYNVGGLVFSPNVTEFAANGYAYQEAKAGPWTLSAGIRYDVRTAIPEKETQTRIGFIRKRDFGGFAASVSINNQVSRRLSMALTFNRSIRMPAIEELFTEGPHLAAYSYDTGNPELITEKGYGAEWSARYRTTGSEAQLTLFRNRIPTYIYLANTGKINNRTLLPVYQYSGGDARLQGFEAMLHQSLFAGLSVTTTLSFVSGTLVEASKPLPQMPPMNGNAAVQYHLGNLRLSGGVKFAVKQDQLGDFEEATNGYVVPNLSAQYHLTTGKKLHTIDLSLNNLTNTIYRDHLSRVKSIMPEPGFNMKLLYRIYF, via the coding sequence ATGAGCCGTTCATTCCTTTTGTTGCTGGTGCTTCCTAACTTTGTGTTTGCCCAGACGTCATACAGTCGGGTCAAACAAGAGCCTTACTGGGCGCCACCTTCATCTTCTCTCCTATCTCCAGGTGCGGTGCTTGCTGGGTGTATTACCGACTTCGCCACGGGTGATCCTGTGCCCTTTGTCCAATTGCTCTTAGAGGAACTACGGAGAACCTCGATGACAGATGAAAGTGGGCAGTTTGTATTTCCTAATGTACCTTCTGGAATTTATCACCTGAAAACCTTTAGGGTAGGGTATCAGTCAATAGAACAACCTATTCAAGTAAGTACCCAAGACACGGTTCGCCTTACGGTCCGACTAACGGCTTCCATTAACCAACTGGGGGAGGTGGAAATTATGGGTGAATCAGAGAATAAATTAGAGAAGGCTGCACTTGCTGTGGAAGGCGCCACGCTCCGCCAAAACTTGTCCGGAACGATTGCCGAGACGCTTTTGGGAACAGCAGGAATGGCGATGCGCTCTATGGGGCCGGCACCTGCGCGGCCTGTGTTGCGAGGGATGGGAGGAGATCGTTTAACCGTTTTGGAAGATGGCGGACGGACGGGCGACCTCTCGGCTTCGTCGGCAGATCATGCGGTGGTCATCGAACCACTCAACGCCGAGCGTATCGAGGTGTTACGCGGTCCCGTAGCATTGGCGTATAGTGCCAGTGCCCTTGGTGGAGTTATTAACGTTGTGCGGAACTTCATTCCCACACATCAACCAGAAGCCCTACATGTGGCAGCATCTTTGCAAGGAGAAAGTGTAAATAAAGGCATCTCGGTGGGGTACATGGTTGGTGCACCCATCGGAAAAATAGCCTTACATACCGATGGCTCGTTTCGAACAGCCCAAGATCTCCAGACACCTTCTGGAGTACTTAAAAATACCGACCTCCGTACCCTCAATGGCTCTATTGGTCTTTCCTCTATCCAAAAGTGGGGACATGTGGGTGTCGCTTATAGTCATTACAATTCGCGATATGGTATTCCTGGTGGATTTGTGGGTGCGCACCCTAATGGGGTACGTATTGCACTCTACCGCAATCATGCAGAGTTTTCCGCTGAATATGTACCACAAAATGCAATCCATCTGACAAATATAACCCTCAAAAATAATTTCACGTATTATTTCCATCAAGAATTTGAGGCCAGTGGTGCCATTGGTATGGAGTTTCAGACCCTCGAAGTACATACCAAAATAGATGCGCAAACCAAATCCATCGGGCCATTCCAGCGCGGCAAGACAGGCATTTCGGGTTTGTATCGCCAGTATAATGTAGGGGGGCTTGTTTTTTCACCCAATGTCACTGAGTTTGCGGCAAACGGTTATGCGTATCAGGAAGCAAAAGCAGGGCCTTGGACGCTTAGTGCTGGAATTCGATACGATGTTCGTACAGCCATTCCCGAAAAAGAAACCCAAACCCGTATTGGTTTTATCCGAAAACGCGATTTTGGTGGGTTTGCGGCCTCGGTTAGTATAAACAACCAAGTGAGCCGCCGTCTCTCGATGGCATTAACGTTCAATCGTTCTATCCGGATGCCTGCCATAGAAGAATTGTTTACAGAAGGCCCGCACTTGGCGGCCTATTCTTATGACACAGGAAATCCTGAACTGATCACCGAAAAAGGCTATGGTGCAGAGTGGAGCGCTCGTTACCGCACTACCGGAAGCGAAGCCCAATTAACGCTTTTCCGCAACCGGATTCCGACGTACATTTATTTGGCCAATACTGGAAAAATCAATAACCGCACCCTTTTACCAGTATATCAGTATAGTGGTGGGGATGCAAGATTGCAGGGATTCGAGGCGATGCTTCATCAATCGCTTTTTGCTGGACTTTCGGTAACGACCACCCTTAGTTTTGTTTCAGGGACCTTGGTAGAGGCGTCAAAACCACTCCCACAAATGCCGCCAATGAATGGAAATGCGGCTGTACAGTATCATCTGGGCAATCTACGTCTTTCCGGTGGTGTTAAGTTTGCTGTAAAACAAGACCAATTAGGCGATTTTGAGGAAGCCACCAATGGGTATGTGGTTCCAAACCTATCGGCACAATACCACCTTACAACGGGTAAAAAACTGCATACCATAGACCTAAGCCTTAACAACCTGACCAATACCATCTATCGAGATCATTTATCTCGGGTGAAGAGTATTATGCCAGAACCGGGGTTTAACATGAAATTGCTTTATCGGATATATTTTTAA
- a CDS encoding alpha/beta hydrolase, with protein sequence MLRKCFLLLLCLPSVAVGQSSADTVLFRIDLRTAIKNGTFNPQYEQIGIRGGQPPLSWATSVMAFDVDQDGIYEAAVIFAKNDARSMRVSYKFKIEHPNEGNSGWEDGPNRTVVAKGKTKIERVFNAPPEATPPTFTGKIITHSDFNSKYLPVRNIFVYLPPNYDHKSRQRYPVLYMHDGRNVLDASVIGQEWEMDETAEQLIPKGEIPPFILVAIDNTPHRIFEYTHEAIASEGTQILKRIDPSSTSAADLLAAPGRYGADFLTNISITAAERSLWLRSNGSASMVKLEKHTDGTYHSVKKDLHIRFLRDANSQITGVETTGLRIGGGGTLYGKMLVEEIKPFIDRTYRTLKAAKQTFVGGSSLGGLLSMYLGMTYPDVFSGLLVVSPSVWWNGERVVQAVQTFKHKHRPKIWIDMGTAEGTNAVPSTDRLVAALRAKGWTTQNLNYVVIPNAQHNEVAWAQRAPDMLRFLFSHIQRP encoded by the coding sequence ATGCTCAGAAAATGTTTCCTCTTGTTGCTTTGTCTGCCATCTGTGGCTGTAGGGCAATCATCTGCAGATACCGTTTTGTTTCGGATTGACCTACGCACCGCCATTAAGAACGGCACTTTTAATCCTCAATATGAACAGATTGGGATTCGTGGAGGCCAGCCGCCCCTATCGTGGGCTACCTCTGTTATGGCCTTTGATGTGGATCAGGATGGGATTTATGAGGCTGCTGTTATTTTTGCAAAAAACGACGCACGTTCGATGCGTGTTTCGTACAAGTTTAAGATAGAGCACCCCAACGAGGGCAACAGTGGCTGGGAAGACGGCCCCAACCGTACTGTAGTGGCAAAGGGAAAGACCAAAATTGAACGGGTTTTTAATGCACCGCCCGAAGCCACTCCGCCTACTTTTACCGGAAAGATCATCACTCATTCAGACTTCAACTCCAAGTATTTGCCTGTGCGCAATATCTTTGTGTATTTACCGCCCAATTACGATCATAAGTCCCGACAACGCTATCCTGTTCTCTATATGCACGATGGGCGTAATGTCTTAGACGCATCGGTAATTGGCCAAGAGTGGGAGATGGACGAAACCGCAGAGCAACTTATTCCAAAAGGGGAAATTCCTCCATTTATTTTGGTGGCCATAGACAATACACCACATCGAATTTTTGAATATACACACGAAGCAATAGCCTCTGAAGGTACACAAATCCTTAAACGAATAGACCCGTCTTCCACCTCAGCGGCAGACCTATTAGCAGCTCCGGGACGTTATGGAGCAGACTTTCTAACCAATATCAGCATCACCGCTGCCGAAAGAAGTCTTTGGCTCCGCTCAAATGGCTCTGCATCAATGGTAAAATTAGAAAAACACACAGACGGAACCTATCACTCGGTAAAAAAAGACCTCCATATTCGGTTTTTACGGGATGCGAACAGCCAAATAACAGGGGTTGAAACAACAGGTCTTCGTATTGGCGGAGGAGGAACCTTGTATGGCAAGATGCTGGTGGAAGAAATCAAACCTTTTATTGATCGCACCTACCGCACCCTAAAAGCGGCAAAACAAACATTTGTAGGTGGTTCCTCATTAGGCGGCTTGCTTTCCATGTACTTAGGGATGACGTACCCCGATGTTTTTAGCGGTCTTTTGGTGGTTTCCCCCTCGGTTTGGTGGAATGGCGAGCGCGTAGTGCAAGCTGTCCAAACATTCAAGCACAAGCACCGCCCAAAAATCTGGATAGACATGGGAACGGCGGAGGGTACGAATGCAGTCCCAAGTACCGATCGCTTGGTTGCAGCATTGCGCGCCAAAGGTTGGACAACCCAAAACCTCAACTATGTGGTGATTCCAAATGCCCAACACAACGAGGTGGCATGGGCGCAACGCGCACCCGATATGCTCAGATTTTTATTCTCCCATATACAACGACCATGA
- a CDS encoding MarC family protein, with the protein MDFQPFIKAFLPLFVAIDVIGILPLFVGITRGMDTHNRNKLALEAILAAFILAFLILFSGNMIFRVLGIQLHDLQVGGGIILLVLSINDLLFSDFQRRNPKDEADYTVGVVPLGIPLVMGPSAITTIMVSQQSFGYGPTLFAMVANLLIVLIVFYFGPRLLHYLGTGTTKAIAKVVSLFLAAIAIAMIRSGVSEMIRTFNG; encoded by the coding sequence ATGGATTTTCAACCATTTATCAAAGCCTTCCTACCCCTCTTTGTGGCCATAGATGTCATCGGGATTTTGCCGCTTTTTGTGGGAATCACACGGGGGATGGATACCCATAACCGCAATAAATTGGCATTGGAAGCGATTTTGGCGGCGTTTATATTGGCGTTTCTCATTTTGTTTTCCGGCAACATGATTTTTCGCGTTCTGGGCATCCAATTACATGATTTGCAAGTGGGCGGAGGAATCATTTTATTGGTCTTGAGCATCAACGATTTGCTATTTAGCGATTTTCAGCGACGTAATCCCAAAGACGAAGCCGATTATACGGTGGGGGTAGTTCCCTTGGGCATTCCGCTGGTCATGGGGCCCAGCGCCATTACGACCATCATGGTTTCGCAACAATCTTTTGGATACGGACCAACCTTATTCGCTATGGTGGCCAACTTGTTGATTGTTTTGATCGTTTTTTATTTTGGCCCACGGTTATTGCATTACCTGGGTACTGGAACCACAAAAGCCATTGCCAAGGTAGTAAGCCTGTTTTTGGCGGCGATTGCCATCGCCATGATTCGTTCCGGTGTCTCCGAGATGATCCGAACATTCAACGGTTAA
- a CDS encoding T9SS type A sorting domain-containing protein, with protein sequence MKTILSLLLFFASFAQAQNWIHTSTGLYSGHISDLVALPNGQIFAATATAGVFASEDGGNSWKALNRQLGNLWVQQLDTDTKGVLWARTGEDDDPVWYTLDTTYNVWQEVKDVQTPLFKTKNPAILPGGLGLKVNNGHLQHSANGGHTWQGVNRPEGYVVVSVAISTNGDWLAGTPNGLWRSADSGQTWQKAHLTAFESHAFLRDTDGSLLLVSPTNGIWRSKNEGRSWVATTPTTTPFIEIQNGTWVAAEPGVFRTSTDQGQTWQDKATFHATVTAFSVVQDCWMVGTAGKGLWISEDGGLSGKTFGFGQTVTALAQSGAILLAAWQEGGLVRSDDGGKTWKNTTTPFRLVHELKWVNEKQVLAHTSRGTYFSEDGGENWKTATHPTGPLDAGNFYAARNGQIFAINNDFIWTSTDRGATWTTLAPNTIGATALVLNKDGYLLAGTQTDGVYRLDRAVSVANEAEVSPQARRLQGNFPNPFHSETTIQYQLSASENVRLQVFDVQGRLRTTLQDGPSQAGLHTLRLTADNLPNGTYVLVLQTPKTRETQNLTVVR encoded by the coding sequence ATGAAAACGATCCTTTCTTTATTACTCTTCTTTGCCTCGTTTGCTCAGGCTCAAAACTGGATACACACTTCTACCGGTCTCTACTCCGGCCATATCTCGGATTTGGTTGCCCTTCCCAATGGACAAATTTTTGCAGCAACGGCAACGGCGGGCGTATTCGCCTCGGAAGATGGTGGCAACTCTTGGAAGGCGCTCAATCGGCAGTTGGGCAATCTTTGGGTCCAACAATTAGACACCGACACAAAAGGCGTTCTTTGGGCCAGAACAGGCGAGGACGACGACCCGGTTTGGTACACCTTAGATACCACTTATAATGTGTGGCAAGAGGTGAAAGATGTTCAAACGCCCCTTTTTAAAACAAAAAATCCGGCCATACTCCCCGGTGGTCTGGGGCTTAAGGTGAATAATGGCCACCTGCAACACTCGGCAAATGGCGGCCACACGTGGCAAGGTGTTAATCGTCCCGAAGGATATGTGGTTGTGAGTGTGGCGATATCCACTAATGGCGATTGGTTGGCTGGGACCCCAAACGGCTTGTGGCGCTCGGCAGATAGTGGCCAAACGTGGCAAAAAGCCCACCTTACGGCTTTTGAAAGTCATGCCTTTTTGCGCGACACCGATGGCAGTTTGCTCTTGGTAAGCCCCACAAACGGTATATGGCGTAGTAAAAATGAAGGCCGTTCTTGGGTGGCCACTACTCCCACAACCACGCCTTTTATAGAAATCCAAAATGGTACATGGGTGGCCGCCGAGCCGGGCGTTTTTCGCACTTCTACCGACCAAGGGCAAACATGGCAAGATAAAGCCACTTTTCATGCAACCGTAACCGCCTTTTCTGTGGTACAAGACTGTTGGATGGTGGGAACGGCGGGCAAAGGATTGTGGATTTCAGAAGATGGCGGACTGAGTGGAAAAACCTTTGGCTTCGGGCAGACGGTGACAGCACTTGCACAATCAGGCGCTATCTTATTGGCGGCATGGCAAGAAGGTGGCTTGGTGCGCTCGGACGATGGCGGAAAAACATGGAAAAACACCACAACACCGTTCCGATTGGTACACGAGCTGAAGTGGGTCAATGAAAAGCAGGTATTGGCGCACACCAGTCGCGGAACGTATTTCTCGGAAGATGGTGGCGAGAACTGGAAAACAGCCACCCATCCTACAGGCCCATTGGATGCCGGAAATTTTTACGCCGCACGAAATGGTCAGATATTTGCCATAAATAACGATTTTATCTGGACTTCCACCGATAGAGGCGCAACGTGGACGACCCTTGCCCCGAATACCATTGGCGCAACCGCTTTGGTACTGAACAAAGACGGCTATCTCTTGGCCGGAACGCAAACCGATGGGGTTTATCGCCTTGACCGAGCAGTCTCGGTTGCAAACGAGGCCGAAGTATCGCCTCAAGCTCGTCGTCTGCAAGGCAACTTCCCCAACCCATTCCATTCAGAAACCACCATCCAGTACCAACTCTCTGCAAGCGAGAATGTCCGGCTTCAGGTATTTGATGTGCAAGGCCGCTTGCGGACAACTTTACAGGATGGGCCAAGCCAAGCCGGACTCCACACCTTGCGTCTTACTGCCGATAACCTGCCTAATGGAACCTATGTTCTGGTACTTCAAACCCCAAAAACGCGGGAAACGCAAAATCTAACCGTGGTGCGGTAA
- a CDS encoding ATP-binding cassette domain-containing protein has protein sequence MPVLQIEGVTKRYDRTLAVNDVSFSVASGRLFGLLGPNGAGKTTSIRMITYITTPDEGRVLFQGKPVGTWSQERMGYMPEERGLYKKMKIGEQLIFMAELKGLSRSEARKHVQYWLERFGAADWANKKTEELSKGMQQKVQFISTIAHNPDLIILDEPFSGLDPVNAELLREVILELKSAGKTILFASHRMEQVEQMCDDICLIAHGKAVLTGSLRDVKRSFGRNTVEVEFEGSDEWIAQTGAHLGISVKAHTRNRAELVITQEAQAQEILQMAIGAGVAIVRFELMEPSLNEIFIRTVASDTPSSTSTHVAS, from the coding sequence ATGCCTGTATTACAAATCGAGGGCGTCACCAAGCGGTACGACCGAACCTTGGCCGTGAACGATGTTTCTTTCTCGGTGGCGTCTGGGCGCTTGTTTGGCTTACTTGGACCAAACGGTGCCGGAAAAACCACCTCGATCCGCATGATTACCTATATCACAACGCCCGATGAAGGCCGCGTGCTTTTTCAGGGAAAACCCGTGGGGACGTGGAGCCAAGAACGGATGGGATATATGCCCGAAGAACGGGGCTTATACAAAAAGATGAAAATCGGTGAGCAATTAATTTTTATGGCCGAACTGAAGGGCCTTTCCCGTAGCGAGGCACGCAAGCATGTGCAGTATTGGTTAGAGCGGTTTGGCGCAGCAGATTGGGCAAACAAAAAAACCGAAGAACTTTCTAAGGGGATGCAACAAAAGGTGCAGTTTATTTCCACGATTGCCCATAATCCTGATTTGATTATCTTGGACGAGCCTTTTTCTGGCTTAGACCCAGTGAATGCCGAGTTGCTCCGCGAGGTGATTCTGGAACTAAAAAGTGCCGGAAAAACCATCTTGTTTGCCTCTCATCGTATGGAACAAGTGGAGCAAATGTGTGATGACATCTGCTTGATTGCCCACGGAAAAGCCGTTCTAACAGGCTCCCTCCGCGACGTAAAACGCTCGTTCGGGCGCAATACCGTAGAGGTGGAATTTGAAGGTTCGGATGAGTGGATTGCCCAAACAGGCGCCCATCTAGGTATTTCGGTAAAAGCGCACACCCGTAACCGTGCAGAGTTGGTCATTACCCAAGAGGCGCAAGCACAAGAAATCCTCCAAATGGCGATAGGTGCTGGTGTTGCCATTGTCCGCTTTGAACTCATGGAGCCTTCGTTGAACGAGATTTTTATCCGCACCGTCGCCTCAGACACGCCCTCTTCCACTTCAACCCATGTTGCGTCATGA
- a CDS encoding ABC transporter permease — MKIKLVFLREFMQRIKSKGFILSTLLAPFGLVVFLGLTIYSVSLGMEEDSNQRIAVKDETGGVASLLKLPSSYTLILEPATEEALRKQVLEGKLDGYLFIPSDALKGDAKLTYVSGGGGGINKQIQLQNAVEDAIQEARLKQANIPDNVKAIFAANTRLEMKEITAFGEKADTTGALTGIAFAMSFLIYMMMFIYGSLVMQSVIEEKLNRVMEVLISSVRPFELLMGKVLGMGALGLVQMLVWSALSMAMTTAMGPLLLLFFDPAKMNLPDTASQQQVLDSAGFAIPELSPMLFVWFVLFFIGGYLLYASYFAAVGSAVESPQDAQQLMMPVTFLIIIPMLFINTVIMNPDGTTAKILSMIPFFSPILMPARIAATDVPFWEPAVAFVLLVFTFIGAIWVSARIYRIGVLSYGKKPSIRDLVKWIRTA; from the coding sequence ATGAAAATAAAATTGGTATTCCTGCGCGAATTTATGCAGCGCATTAAATCTAAAGGGTTTATTCTTTCCACTTTGCTGGCCCCTTTTGGATTGGTGGTTTTTCTCGGCTTAACCATTTATAGTGTCTCCCTTGGTATGGAAGAGGATAGCAACCAGAGAATAGCCGTTAAAGATGAAACGGGTGGAGTCGCCTCATTACTAAAATTGCCATCATCCTATACCCTAATACTGGAGCCAGCAACCGAAGAAGCCTTGCGTAAACAGGTTTTGGAGGGCAAGTTAGACGGTTATTTGTTTATCCCGTCCGATGCATTAAAGGGCGATGCCAAACTGACGTATGTCTCCGGTGGGGGAGGCGGAATAAACAAGCAAATCCAGCTACAAAATGCCGTAGAGGATGCCATTCAGGAGGCACGGCTGAAGCAGGCGAATATCCCAGACAACGTAAAGGCCATTTTTGCAGCCAATACGCGCCTCGAAATGAAGGAAATCACTGCCTTTGGCGAGAAAGCAGACACAACGGGTGCGCTCACAGGTATCGCTTTTGCGATGTCTTTCCTGATTTATATGATGATGTTTATCTATGGTTCTTTAGTGATGCAAAGCGTCATCGAGGAAAAACTGAACCGCGTGATGGAGGTGCTCATATCGTCCGTTCGTCCATTCGAGTTGTTGATGGGAAAGGTCTTGGGCATGGGCGCACTGGGCTTGGTGCAAATGTTGGTCTGGAGCGCCCTCTCGATGGCCATGACAACTGCTATGGGGCCTTTACTGTTGCTCTTTTTTGATCCAGCCAAGATGAACCTGCCCGATACGGCCTCGCAACAACAGGTTTTGGACAGCGCCGGATTTGCCATTCCAGAACTTTCGCCTATGTTGTTTGTCTGGTTTGTGCTGTTCTTTATTGGCGGATACTTGTTATATGCCAGTTATTTTGCGGCGGTTGGCTCGGCGGTAGAGTCACCACAAGATGCCCAACAACTGATGATGCCTGTTACGTTTCTGATCATCATACCGATGTTGTTTATCAATACGGTGATTATGAATCCAGATGGCACAACGGCCAAGATCCTTTCCATGATTCCGTTTTTCTCTCCAATTCTGATGCCGGCACGTATTGCCGCCACCGATGTGCCCTTTTGGGAGCCTGCGGTGGCATTTGTATTGCTCGTTTTCACCTTTATCGGAGCCATTTGGGTGAGCGCCCGTATTTACCGGATTGGGGTTTTGAGCTATGGCAAAAAACCTTCCATCCGCGACCTCGTCAAGTGGATCCGAACGGCGTGA
- a CDS encoding DUF1080 domain-containing protein: MTKYYLLLATLFIFSGCTGVRKNSQDITLFNGRDLSGWVVYGSEKWYVENGELISESGPDKQYGYLATEKSYRDFDLTAEFKQEANGNSGVFFRSSIEGVKITGWQAEVAPLGQHTGGIYESYGRGWLVQPLPEKEQALKVGMWNTLRVRVVANQVTTWLNGTEMISIKDEKIGAASGQIALQIHDGGGIKIRWRNLRLTPLTRSTP; encoded by the coding sequence ATGACAAAATATTATCTATTGCTGGCCACACTTTTTATCTTTTCTGGATGTACCGGAGTTCGTAAAAACTCGCAAGATATTACGCTCTTTAATGGCCGTGATTTAAGCGGATGGGTGGTTTATGGGAGCGAAAAATGGTATGTAGAAAACGGTGAGTTGATTTCGGAAAGTGGGCCAGACAAACAATATGGCTATTTGGCCACCGAAAAATCTTATCGCGATTTTGACCTCACGGCGGAGTTTAAACAAGAGGCCAATGGCAATAGCGGTGTTTTCTTCCGCTCCTCCATCGAAGGGGTGAAAATCACAGGATGGCAGGCGGAAGTTGCGCCATTGGGACAACACACCGGAGGGATTTACGAATCGTATGGGCGGGGCTGGCTTGTTCAGCCATTGCCCGAAAAAGAACAGGCCCTCAAAGTGGGGATGTGGAATACCTTGCGCGTTCGGGTGGTGGCCAACCAAGTGACTACGTGGCTGAATGGAACCGAGATGATCTCGATTAAGGACGAGAAAATTGGGGCAGCGAGTGGTCAAATTGCTTTGCAAATACACGATGGGGGCGGCATCAAAATTCGTTGGCGAAACCTGAGGCTAACGCCATTGACACGATCTACTCCATAA
- a CDS encoding DUF1080 domain-containing protein: protein MRHTFLYTGLLVGLFYLSACSGTAKMPNTLSKSEEKAGWQLLFDGKTMQGWHTYGIAGTRGWAVQNGEMVALGQAGHEGTANDIVTEQEFENFDLVLEWKISKGGNSGIFFNVVEDKRYKAVYETGPEYQLIDDVGFPQKLEDWQTSAANYAMHPPVVKAFKPVGEWNHTRIVVNRGHVTHWLNGQKTVEYQMWTPEWERMVTEGKWKNFPGYGRAKKGKIALQDHGNQIWFKNIKIKSL from the coding sequence ATGAGACACACCTTTTTATATACCGGCCTTCTGGTTGGTCTGTTTTACCTCAGTGCCTGTTCCGGAACTGCTAAGATGCCCAATACCCTCAGTAAATCGGAAGAAAAAGCAGGTTGGCAATTACTCTTCGATGGAAAAACCATGCAAGGTTGGCATACCTATGGGATTGCCGGAACCCGTGGATGGGCGGTTCAGAATGGAGAAATGGTGGCATTAGGGCAGGCTGGCCACGAAGGAACCGCCAATGATATTGTTACGGAACAAGAGTTCGAGAACTTTGACTTGGTCTTGGAGTGGAAAATCTCGAAGGGCGGTAATAGTGGCATTTTTTTTAATGTCGTGGAGGACAAACGGTACAAAGCCGTGTATGAAACAGGGCCGGAATACCAGTTAATAGACGACGTGGGCTTCCCTCAAAAATTAGAAGATTGGCAAACCAGTGCCGCCAATTATGCCATGCACCCGCCAGTTGTCAAAGCCTTTAAGCCTGTTGGCGAATGGAATCATACCCGGATTGTGGTGAATCGGGGGCACGTAACCCATTGGCTAAATGGCCAAAAAACGGTGGAATACCAAATGTGGACACCGGAATGGGAACGAATGGTGACAGAAGGTAAATGGAAGAATTTTCCAGGTTATGGCCGTGCAAAAAAAGGTAAAATTGCACTTCAGGATCATGGTAATCAGATTTGGTTCAAAAACATTAAAATCAAATCTTTATGA